Part of the Sandaracinaceae bacterium genome, GCGTTGGGGTGGAAGCCGAGCGGAAGGTTGCGCCACACGACGCGGACCTGGCTGGGGTACTCGCGCAGGATCTGCTCCATGGTGGGCAGCACGCGGGAGCAGAACGGGCACTGGAACTCGCTGAAGACCACGATGGTCACGAGCGCGTCGGCCGGACCCTTGGCGGGCTGCTGGGCCGTGACCGGGATGTTGTAGCGGGGGGTGCCGCCCGGGTCCGCCGCGGCACCGCCACGCGCTGCCCCGACGCCCGGCGCCTCACCACCCTCGCTGGGCGGCGCGACGACCACTTCGGCCCCGTCGGCCGAGCCGCCAGCGCTGCGCTGGCCGACCATGTTGCCAACACTGAAGCTGGCGATGGACGCGATCAAGATCGCGATGATTGCTGAACCTCTACTCATTGGTATGTACCTCTCGGCGCCCGCCGATAGAAAGACGGGGCGCATGAACTCGTTGTCGTGGGATGGTGAACTGGACGGGAGAGCACGACGCGAGAGTCCGAGACGCACCTCGAGCGGGCCTCTCCGCGCAGAGACCTGCGTGGGTTCCACTCGAGGAACCACATCGTCGCCTCTGCGCACGGCACCATGGACGCGCGCTCAGTGGGTCGTGCTCGAGGTCAGCGCGGCGGACGCTCGAGGGCCCGACGCGTACCGAGCGCGCCTCCCCCAACGTTGATTGGGGGATGGGCGCAGACGCGCCGCCACACGACCGCAGCGCCAGACTGCGTGGTGGTGAAGAGCGCTAGGCCCGCGCCCGACGTCGAGCCCTGCTCCTGCTGTACCGGAGCCTGATGCCCGGGATCGCACTGCGCGCCGTCCTCCGCATCACACCACGCGGGGTTCGAGCGACCCGCAGGCAGACGCAGGCCAAGCGCCACGCCCGTCAGGGGCCTACCGGACACCCAAGCCGCCCGGTCCGCGTCCAACGCCAGGGGGGCGAGGGTGGGCGCGCTCGTTGCGCTCTGCTCGACACAGGCTCCCCGCGCATCAGCGCGTGCGTCCGCCGAGACGACGAGTACCCCGAGGAGCGCGAGCCCTGCGCACCACGTCACCGAACGCGGCGTCCTCACACGAGCAACGCAGACCGCGCCGGAGGGCGAGTCCGCTGAATGCTTGTACGTGGAGGTGGCTCGCATTGGGGCGTCAGGATACGCAAATGCCTGTGAACCGCAAGACCGCTGCCCAGGCGAGCAGCGCGGACGGCTCGTTGGTAGATGGGAGTGCCGGGGAACGAGGGAACGAAGCCGAGGGTGTGTGTGGGAGTGTGGAGTGGAGTAGGACGGTGAGGAGGCTTCGTTGCGGGGCTCGTTCCCCGGCATCCGTGGGTACAACGCGGGGGTCCGGGACCTATTCCGTCGCCTCCAAGGTTTTTTCTCGCGCCGACCACGTACGGACGCTCATGTACCCTCGCGGGGTGCACGCTCTGTCCACGGGCTCCCGCTTCGCCGACCGCTACGTCATCGACGAGACCCTGGGTGTGGGCGCAGCGGGTGCCGTGCTCGCGGCGCACGACCCGCACCACGCTGCGCCCGAACGTGCCCGCGTCGCGATCAAGGTCTTGCGGCCCGAGCTGGCCGCAGACTTGGCTCTCCGCGCCCGCTTCCGCCGCGAGGCGACCATACTGCAGGGCATCGAGCATCCAGCCATCGTGCGCGTGTGGGCGCATGGCGCAGCGGCGCTCGTCCCGGGTGGCCCTTCCGTCCCGTACCTGGTCATGGAGCGCCTGGCAGGCGTCACGCTGAGGAGCGCTCTCCAGCGCGGTGCCCAGACGCCGACAGCGGCGCTCTCTTGGCTCCGCCCGGTGGCCGCGGCGCTCGACCGTGTGCACGCGGACGGCGTCCTGCATGGCGACCTCAAGCCCGACAACCTGTTCCTCACCCCGACGGGGCCGCGTCTGGTGGACTTCGGCAGCGCCAAAGTACACGGCTTTCCCCGCCTCACCGCGACAGGAGAGGTGGCGGGCACACCACGCTACATGGCGCCCGAGGTCATCGCGGGCGAGCGAGCGCTCGACCATCGCTCGGACGTGTATGCGTTGGCTGTGACCGCGTACGAGTGCCTGGCAGGCCACCCCCCGTTCCGCGCACGGCACCCCGGGCGCTTGCTCGCTGAGATCATGGGTAGTGCAGCGCCACCCCTCGAGCGGTGGCCGACCCTGGCCCCGGTGCTCGCGCGTGGAATGCGGCGAGAGCCGGAACATCGCTTCGACACGGCGGGCAGTCTCGTGCAGGCGCTCTCCGCGGCCATCGCCGAGGCCGAGTCGTCATCCGTGTCATCGTAGGCGGCGGGGGGCTGCGTCGTCGCGAGGGTCGCGCCGACTACGGTGTTCGCGTGCGCCACACCTTGGGTCCCCCTCAGCCGTTCACCGCGTGTGGCGGCGTTCCCAATACGCCGCAACCAGCACGCCCAGAGACGCGCCGAGCACGTCCGCGAGGATGTCGTTCACGTCGGCGTTGCGTCCAGGAACGAAGCTCTGATGGATCTCGTCGCTCACGCCGAACGCCACAGCCAAGAAGGCTCCCAGCAGCGACGTGCGAAGCGCCGCGTGCAGCGGCCAGGTCCGCCGTGTGGCATAGGCGCAGAGCCCACCGAGCACGGCATACTCGATGGTGTGCACGAGCTTGTCGCGGAAAGGCAGCTGCTCGATGATCTGCGCTTGGAGGTGCATGGACGAGAGCCCGAAGATCAGCCCCATGTACGCGACCGCAGGGGCCCACGCGCGGAGGACGTCACGCCGACTCGGCGGCCCATGGCCCCTCTCGCCCCCGCCGCCCAACGGCGCGTGCTCGCTCACGCGACCACCGGCAGCGCGAGCCTCCCCCTCGCTGCGGCCCCCGCGCGTGGCGTACGTGGGACATCGCCGACCGGGTCTCCGAGGAGGCTGTGCTTGTAGGCCTGGGTGACCGCCAGCTCCACCACGTGTCCGGTGGGGTCGTGACCGTCGGGTGCGTCGAAGTGGGCTATCTCGTGGCGCTCCGTGCGGCCGCTGTAGCGCCCGGTCTCGCCGCGGCTGCGTCCCTCGACGAGCACGTGCGCGCGGCTTCCCACCAGCCTCTCGAGGTGCGCGCTCTGCTGCTCCGCCACCAACTCGAAGAGGCGCGTCAGGCGCTCTCCCTTGACCTCCTCGGGCACGTCGTCGGCGAGGTTGAGGGCTGGCGTGTACGGCCGCGGCGAGTACTTGAATCCGAACGCTGCGACGAACCCCACCTGCCGCACGAGGTCGAGCGTGTCCTCGAAGTCGGCGTCGGTCTCACCCGGAAACCCCACGATGATGTCGGTGGACAGCGTCAGGCCTGGGCGGGCCTGCATCAGCACGTGCGCTCGCTCGATGTACTCCTCGCGGGTGTAGCGGCGCGCCATGCGGCGCAGCTGTTCGTTGGAGCCGGACTGGACGGGCAGGTGGACGTGCGCGGGGAGGATGGGCAGCTCGGCGTGCGCCGCGATGAGCGCGTCGGTCAGGTGCCGCGGGTGCGGCGAGGTGTAGCGTAGCCGCGCCAAGTCCGGCACCTCGGCTGCGATGCGCCGCAGCAGGTCCGCGAACTGCGAACGGCTCTGGGCACGCCGGCTGGAGGGCGCCACGCCGTCTTCGTACCAGGAGTTGACCGTCTGCCCCAGCAGCGTGATCTCGCGCACGCCCCCATCCACGAGCCGCGCGATCTCTTCGACGATGGTGTCGCCCGAGCGGTAGCGCTCGCTGCCGCGCGTGTACGGGACGATGCAATAGGTGCAGCGCTCGTCACAGCCTTTCATGACCGTCACGAACGACGTGACCTCACGCAGCCCGGCGCGTGGCTTGGCGTGCAGGAACTGCGGCTCCTCCATGTCGAACACGGTCCGCGCGCGCGGCGGCGCACCGCCCTCCGCCTCCCGCAGGAGGCTCGGCAGCTCGGGGATGTTGTCGGGTCCCAGCACCAGGTCCACGAAGGGCGCCTTGGCGAGCAGGCGCTCGCCCTCTTGCTGCGCCACGCAGCCCGCGACGGCGAGCATCACGCCACGCCGCTGTTCCTTCAGCGGTCGCAGCGTGCCCAGCAGGCTCATGAGCTTGTGCTCGGCCTTCTCGCGGACGCTGCAAGTGTTGATCACCACCAGGTCAGCCAGGGTCGCGTCGTCGGTCGGCACGAATCCGTCCGCGTGCAAGACCTCCTCGATGCGCCGGGAGTCGTGCACGTTCATCTGACAACCGAAGGTCTGGACGATGTAGCGCTTCATGGGACCGCCCCCCCTTGTCGCGCGGCGTGACGCTCCGCGCAAGTCAAGCGCGCCGGCCCGCACCCAGCCGAGCCCATGTGGGAGCGTCGCGGGAGGGAACGGACCTCAGCCCGTCCCGACGGTAGCCGTGCGCCGCCACGCTCGAGTGTGTCCTGTGTTCCACGAACAGCAGAATCACCCGGCTCAACAGAGCGCCGCGATGCGGTCGAGCTGCGGGGTCTCGAGCCCATGCTCACGCGCGTGATGCTGAAGCCGGTCGAGGCGGCTCGCCGAGGTGCGTCCGCGGCAGCCGTGCTCGGGGTCGCACGCGACGGACTCCTCGAAGTGCGCCCACAGCGCGTCGAAGTCGAGCGCGTGCCCCGCCAGGGCGGACTGCACCGCGACCACCTCGCGCGCGACGCTCTCGGCCAGGGCACGGTGCTCGCTCAGGAGCTGCCCCACGCTCCCCCCCACGAGCAGCCCCGCAACGTTCGCGGTGAGGATGTAGACGTTCTTCGCAGCGAGCTCGAACAGCAGCGCGTCGTCCGACACGGCGTGCGCCGGGACGCCAATGCCCTCGAGCGCAGTGAGCCACAGCTGCTGCTCGGGGCCCGCGATGGGCGTGCTGCGGATGGGTCGGATGCCCGTGTTCGCCTTCTTCTCGAACCACACCACCGCGACGGTCGGCCGCTCGAGCGCCTGCGTCTCCCACACGTAGGGAAGCAGCTCGTTCTGGAGCAGCAGCGCACGGCCCCGATACTCGGGGGGCAACTGGGCCAGCACGTCGGGCAGCTCGCCCTCCCCCACGGCCACCACCACGGAGCGCGGCGCTGGGGTAGTCGCGAGCACGTCGGCCGCAGCTTGCCCCCGCACCCATGGGGTGACCCGCGCCCCCATCCGGAGCGCCCCGTGGGCGAACACGGCGCCCATCTGACCGAGACCCAAGACGACGACGTCTTCCATGGCGTCCCCCCTACCACACGACTGTCGGGTGGGACCACTCGGATGGCGCCGTGGGCGCCCCACGTGCCATGCTCCACGGCACATGTGCAGGCTCTTCGCGTTCCGTAGTGTCATCCCCAGCCAGGTGCACCGCTCGCTGATGGCGGCCGACAACGCCCTCGCCGTGCAGAGCGACAGGCACCCCGACGGCTGGGGCGTCGCGTTCTACGTGAACGACGCGCCGCACATCACGCGCAGCCCGGCCACCGCCATCGACGACCACCTGTTCCACCGCGTGAGCGGCATCGTCGCTTCCGAGACCGTGCTCGCGCACGTGCGCAAGGCCACCGTCGGCTCCAACTCGGTGCTCAACTGCCACCCCTTCCAGTACGGGCGCTGGACCATGGCGCACAACGGCGAGATCCGAGACTTCGAGCGGCACCGCACGGCGTTCCGCGAGTTGGTCGACCCTGGCCTACGACGCTACATCCTCGGCGACACGGACAGCGAGGTGATCTTCTTCCTGTTCCTCAGCGCGCTGCGCCGACGCGCGCCCTTGTACGCGCGCTTCGCGCTGGAAGACGTCTTTGCCGCGCTGCGCCAGACCGTCGCGCTCGTCCGTGAGAGGTGCGACACGGGGGCCCCCGAAGAGGACGCGCTGCTGACCATGATCGTCACGGACGGAACGCTGATGGCCGCCACACAAGGCGGCAAGGAGCTGTTCGTGTCCACGTACAAGACGCGCTGCTCCGACCGCGACGAGTGCCGCTCGCTGTCTCCGGAGTGCGAAGCCCCCACCACGTCGGGTTTCGTGAATCACTTGGTGCTGAGCAGCGAGCGCATGGGCGGGGAGAACGTCTGGATCCCCCTCGAGCCCGGCGAGTACGTGGGCGTGGACGCGCAGATGCGGCTGCATCGTGAACGCTCCGGACAGAAGCGTCTGCCGGTGGTGGCCTGACGTCCATCGAGCTGGGCTAGGGCGTTTGCTTCGCCTACGCGCCGCGGTCGGGTCGACGACGGGCCCTTCCATGTCGCGGGGACATCCGCGCCTACATGGAAGCGTGTCGCGAGCAGAAGCAAGCACGCGACGACCGGAAACGACGAAGCCCCCGGGTGCGGGGGCAACCGAGGGCTTCGTGCGGGGAGCGGGGGCGTCGGCTCAGTACTCGACGCGGAACAGCTGCTGACCCATGAGGAGCAGCGAGCCACGGGGCACGGGACCCGAGCCGCGCACGCGAACGAACGTGCCGTTGGAGCTGCCCACGTCCGTGAGGAACATGCGTCCTCCCTCCCCGTGAACGCGGCAGTGCAGGCCCGACACGTAGCCGTCATCCGGGAAGATGACGTCGCCGCGCTCGCGGCCGAGGTGCAAGCCAGTGGACGGGATGGGGTAGCAATTGCCGACCGTGTCGCGGCCGATGATGAGGCAGATGCGCCCCAGGAAGCCCGGGTTGGCGCTACCCATGATCTCCGCCCCATCCGCACCGCGCCGCGGCGCGGGCATGGCGTCGAACCGGATGATCTCCTGACCGATGCGGAAGACGCTTCCGGGCACGAGCTCGGTGGGCACGTCATGCGCGATGCGGATGTAGACGCCGTTGAGGCTGTTGAGGTCGGTGACGACCACGCCGCCGGCCTGGAACTCGAACGCCGCGTGCTGCGGGCTGAGGTACGAGTCCCCGGCGAACGGCCCGCTCGAGTCACGGCCCACCGTGGTGGTGCCCGACAGCGGGAAGCGGTCGCCCTCGGTTCCGTCCGGCCGGATGAGGACGAGCTGTCCATTGCCCTGGCTGGGTGCGGGCGCCGCGACGGGCGCCGGCGCCGCTGCAGGGGCAGCGGCTGGAGCCTTGGTCATGTCGAAGCCGCAGCTGCCGCAGAACTTGAAGTTCGCGGGCACCGGGTTGGTGCACTGCGGACAGGGCACCTTTCCGTCCGCAGCAGCGGCCGCAGGGGCCGGCGCGGCGGCGGGTGCCGGAGCGGGGGCGGGCTGCGGCGCCGGCTGAGGAGCGGGCGCGGGGCGGGCAACGGGAGCCGCCGGGGTGGGCGCCATCGCCGGAGCCCCACCACCCACCGGGATCCCGGCGGGAGGCGTCGGCGCCGTGAAGCTCTTGGGCTGCGCGTTGTCACGCGGCAGCTCAGCACCACAGCCAAGACAGAACTTGTAATGGGGCTGATTATTCTTGCCACAGCGGGGGCACTCGATCACGGAAGTCTCCTCAATCGGATGGGTCCTGCGAAGACCCGAAAGTGGGTGCGAGCATAGTCAGGCTCACGAGAAAGGGTCAAGGGAGTGTTGGAGCGCCGCGCACTGCGGTGGAGGCCGCGTGCGCCTCGATCAGGCCGTGACCTCGACGCGCAGCAGCTGCTTGCCGAGGAAGAGATAGTCGCCGTGCTGCAGCTCGGCCTGGCCCTTGATGCGCGCATAGGTGCCGTTGCGTGAGCCCGTGTCGGTGAGCATGAAGCGGCCGCCCGCGTTGTCGATGCGCGCGTGGTTGCCGGACATGTAGATGTCCTCGGGGAAGTTCAAGTCGCAGTCCTCACGCCCCACCACGGCCGAGGCCTCGCGTGCGCAAAAGACGATGCCGTCCACGCCGCCGACCAACACCTGGGTGACGCGGAAGGGGCTCGGCCGACGTGGCGACGAGTAGAAGTACGTCTGGTCGTCTGCCGGGCTCGACGCATCGGGCGGGCTGGCGTCCAGCCGGAAGACCTGATCGCCGCACAGGAAGGTGTCGCCGGGCGCGATCTCCACCGGCTGCTTGATGCGCAGGTAGATGCCGTTGGTGCTGTTCTCGTCGCGCGCGACGAGCTTCTCGCCCTCGTACAGGAAGTTTGCGTGACGCGGGCTGAGCCACGCGTCCTCGGGGAAGAGGATCTGGTCCTCCTCGCGGCCCGCGATGTGCTCACTGCCCTGGAGCACGTAGCTCAGTCCGTCGACACCCTGGTCACCGCGGATGAGGATGAGGCGGGCCTTGCCCGGCGTCTGCATCGCTCCGAAGAAGTCCACCTGTCCGGTCTGGACCTGAATGGGCACCTCGGCACCGCACCCGCCACAGAACTTGTGACCGGCCGGGACCGGGCTCGCGCACTCTTTGCAAACGTAGTTACGGGCTTGCTCCATCGGTTCCTCCGCCCCCGCCTGGGGACTCAACGCTGCCGCAGCACCGAGCGCGACCCCGCAGTTGACGCAACGAGGCGCGCCCATGGGGCAAAACGCGTCGCACTGTCCACATACGATGCCAACGTACTCATCCATGCCAACGGCTAATCCTAGGTGCTCGTCGCAGAGCGCGACCGACGCAGCGCAGTAGTACGTTATTGTGCGTACTCACGTCAACGTTGGAGGGCGACGGTCGCTGCGCGCCGCACCCGCTCGTCGGCGTCGTGATCTCGGGCTCGCTCGAGGGCGGCGTGAGCGCTGGGCGAGTCCGCCCCTCCGAGCCCCTGGGCGGCGGCCTCGCGCACGAACGCGTAGCGGTCATTCGTCAGCAGCTCGGCCAGCTGCGACACGACCTGCGCGCGCTGTGCGGCCGTGAGCGCTGGCCCCGGCGCTGCGCCCGAGGCGTAGCTCGCGAGTGTATGGGCCGCCTCGAGCCGCGTCGGCCAGTGCGCGTGCTCGTTGGCCAGCTGCGTGACCTGGGCGACCGTCTGCGCGGTCGGGGGACGATCGCGCAGGACGCGCAGCGCCGCCCCCACCACGGTGGGCTCGTCGTCCCCCAACGCAGCGACGAGGGCCTGCTCGGCCAGGTCTCCCGTGAGCCTCGCGAGCACGGCCAGGGCGCCTTCGCGTACGGTACGGTCCGGGTGCCGCGACACGGCGGCGATGTCCTCGACCAAGGCCGCCCCCAGCGCCTCGAGCGCCGTGGACGCACGCGCGCGTGTGCCCGACTCCCAGCGACCGAGATCTCGAGTGAGCATCCCGAGACCGATGGTGGGACGGGCGTCGGACGCGGCGACCTGAGGGCTGGCCGCCAACAGGGCCAGCGCGCCACGGACCGACTCCACCGGCCCATGCAAGGCGTCCTGCGCCGCACCGACCAGGGCGTCGCGCAGGGGCTCGAGCTCCACCGCCTCTCCAGCCGCCGCGATGTCGAGCAGCAACGGCAGGTACTCGGACGCAGCTGCGACCCCCTGCGGCACCGGGAACGGTCCGAGGGCGCTCAGCGCGGCGGGATCGTGGGGCGCACGCAGGGCCTGAGCCGCGGCCTGGTGCTGCCCCTCGGCGGTGTCGAACAACGCGTAAGCCAGAGCATCCCGCGCGTCCGGCGAGCCGACCTGTCCGAGCGCGTGGGCCGAGGCGCGCGCCAGCAGCGCCTCCCCGGCGTTGCGGAGCGATGTCACCAAGGCGGGCACGTCGTCCGTTTGACCCAAGCGACCGAGCGCCCAGGCGGCGCACGCCCGTACGCTCGGGTCTGGATCGTCGACGAGCAGCGTGCGCAGTGCGGCCGCCGCGCCCAGCTCGCGAACGCGCCCGAGACCCAGCGCCGCGAAGGCGCGCACGCTGCGGTCTCCCTCTCCCAGCAGGGAACGCAGCACCGGGGCCGCGCGACGCCCGCCCATGCGCGCGAGAGACCACGCCGCCGTCGCCCGCAGGCGGCTCTCGGGGCCGGTGGCGAGCGCCGCGAAGCGCGGCGCCAGGCTCTCGGGGGCGACGGCGCCGGCACCCGTGAGCGCGCGCATGCGCAGGTCTCCATCCCGCTCCGCGTTCTCCGCCAGCGCCAGCAACGGTCCGGCCGCGTTGGGGTTGCCAAGGTGGCCGAGGATCTCGACGGCGATACGCTGCTGCCGTGGGTCATCGTCCGCGAGAGCTTCGAGCAAGGGCTTGATGGCGCGCGCCCCCAAGCGATGCAGGTCCGCTTCGGCGCGCTCGCGGGACGGGCCCGAGCTGCTCGCCAGCTGGATCCACGGCGACGTCATCTGGTCGTAGAGGTCCACGACCAGCTTGCGAAACACGGGCCGCTGGACGTGCGCCAGCGCCATCGGCAGCAGCTCTTGTTCGAGCACCTCGAGTGTCCCCTCGCCGAGGTTGATTTGCATGGACACGCGCGCGGCCTGCGACACCAGCTCGTCGTCGGGGGAGGAGCGCACCACGCGCCTCAGCAGCGCGTCGGCGGCGCGGCTGTCGCCCTCCGCCAAGTGGAGCTCTGCCAGCTGGAAGTACGTCGTGAACAGACGCTCGTTCAGCTCGATGGCGCGACGATAGCTCTCGATGGCGTGCGCGGTGTCCTGACGCGACCGATAGAGATCGCCGAGCCGTCGATGCCCCTCTGCGTCGTCGGGCGAGCGCTGGACGGCCTCCGCGGCATAGGCGACGGCGTCTTCGTCGCGGTAGAGCGCGTGGGCGTGCTCGGCCATCTGTTGCAGGTAGCGTGGCGCACGCCGTGCGTCCGCCTCGACCAAGCGGCGGAGCACCGAAATCGCTGCGGCGCGGTCTCCCTCGACCACATGCACGCGCTCGAGCGCGATGAGGCTCTCCACGTCTCCGGGGGCGAGCTCGATGAGACGTGCCAGGGTGGCGCGCGCGGCGGGCAGGTCGCGTGGGCGCCGCTGCAGGTGCGCCTCGGACAGGTAGCGACCGGCCTCGAGGTCGGGAGGATTCGCCTCGAAGGCTGCCCCCCAGGCCGTGAGCTGCGCGGGCAGGAGTCGTCGTCGTGCATAGATGGCGACGACGCGTCGACGGGCCTCGCGGCGCGCCGCGCGTTCCACGCCATCCAGGCCGATCACACGCTGCCAGACCTCGATGGCCTCCATGTCACGTGCCGCGCGCTGCTGGGACGACTCTCCCTCGAGGGGTCGCTCGAGCACGGTCGCGAGCCCGCGCGCGTTGTCGACGTCGGTCGGCGCGAGCCGCAGCGCCTCGCGGTACGCCTCCTCCGCGCGCGAGTCCATCGCGTGGTCGGCGTAGACGCCCGCGAGCGTCGCGTAGGCGCGTGCGCGGTCTGGCTCGGCCGAGAGGATACGCTGCCAGGTGCGCACGGCACCGGCCTCGTCCCCCTGATCCAGCTGCTGCTCACCGAGCGCAATCAGGTGCGCAGGATCGCTCGGGTCGATGCGCACCAGCTGCTCCACTTCCCGCTGTGCCAGCTCCACCTCGCCCCAGCGCGTGTAGAGCTCCGCCAGCGCCTCGTGAACGGCGGGGTCGCTCCCGAACTGTCGGCTCGAGCGCGCCGCGAGCTGCAGCGCTTCGTCGCGCTGCCCCGTCTGCATCAGCAGCTGTGCCAGTTCGACCACGAAGCGAGGCTCGCGGGGCGCGCTGCGGATGAGCTGCCGATACTCGGCGATGACCTCGGTGAGCCGCCCGGAGCGCGCCAGCAGCTGCGCCAACCGCACCCGGGTATCGATGTGGCGTGGGTTGCTCCCGAGCGCCCTGCGGTACGCTGCGAGCGCCTCCTCTTCGTGGCCCAGTTCGTCATGCAGACGCGCGATGAGCTCGAGCGCCTCGAAGCCCCCCTGCCCGCTCCCCTCGAGCTCGGAGATGAGGTCTGCGAGGCGATCGGAGCGCCGGTAGGCATCCACCATCCCGTCATAGATCTCGGCGCGCACGCCCGACTCGCGCCCTGCCACGCGCAGCGCACGCTGGAAGGTGGCGATCGCCTCGTCGACCTGACCCGCTGCGAGCTGCGCCTGGCCCAGCTCCCGCAGCACGGGCGCCAACACGCGGTTGTCGCCGCGCAGCGCGGCGACCACCCGCTCGTACTCGGCGATGGCCCGTTCGTGATGCCCCGCCGAGAGCAGGGCGCGCGCGTACGCGGTGCGCTGATAGATGCCAGCGTCGGCGCCGCGCGCCAGCTCGCCATAGTGGGCGGCCGCCTCGTCGAAGTCGCTCGCGGAGAGCGCGAGCTGCGCCAGCTCCTCGTGAAGCTCACGCCGCGCTTGGTCCTCGCGGGTGAGCGTCAGGGCGCGCGCCAGGGCCGTACGGGCCGCGGGGACGTCGCCCCCCGCGGCGGCGAGTCGCCCCTCGGCGCCGTGCGGCGCCGGGTCGTTGGGACGCAGCACGGCCGCTTCGCGGTACATGCGGAGCGCCTCCGCGCGCCGCTGCTGCGCCTTGTAGAGGTGCCCGAGCAGCATGCGGGCCGGGTACTCCCGTTCGTCGGCCGCGACCTCGGCGAGCAGGTCCGCCTGGAAGCGGTCGACGCTCCCATCCCGCTCCCGATAGAGGTCCATCAGGCGTTGGAACGCGAAGGTCTCGCGCGGGTCGCTCTCGAGGATGGCGCGATAGCGCGCGATGAGGGTCTCCGTGCGCTCGGCGTCCGGCGCCCCCCCGCTCGGTTGTCCCGCGGGACCGGGGCGTCCCGTGCCCGTCGGTGCTGGGTCGTCCGTGCCGCCCATGTTCGCGTGTCCTCCGCTGGGGCGCATGCCCCCGGGCCGCGATCCGCCTGGTCGCATTCCCGGGCGCATGACGCCGGGCTGCATCCCCGTGGGTCCGGGTCGCATCGTCAGCCCCCAGTCTTGGGCGGCGACCGAGGACGCGCCGAGCCCACTGGCCCACGCGAGCGCTGCGACTGAAGCGTGGACGAGAAAGCGGGAGGAGCGCGCGAGGTCGGACACGCGGCCAGGATAGCTGGGATTTCCGCCCCCCGCAGGGGATCGCGCGCCGTGCCTGAGTTGCCCGAGCGAGGTCCGTGCACTAACTAGAGGCACGTCGGATGCCCCGCCGCGTGGTTCGAGCGGACGCAGAAGCCCCTCGTCGGAGTCGGAGAGCTCGCATGTCACGCCTCGCTGGCGCTCAAGTCGAGCGCCCCCCCGGAAAGAAGTACGCCAGCGCCCTGCGCTTTGCCGAGATCCGCCCGCCGCTGCCTGTTCCACGCGCTGGTACGCTCGCGCGGTGGCGCGAGGATCTGGCGGACGACTTCGAGCTGGCCCTCGAGGCCCCCCTCGGGACCTTCCGTAGCGCCGCCGGCGAGCTGCGGATCGACGACGGTGTGCACGAGCGGGTCGTGTGGCTGAGGGACGCCGTGTCGGCGCTGCGCGCGTTCGCGCTGGTCGTGCGCACGTCGGCCGAGGTGACGCCCAGCAAGCGCGACCGCGACCGCCTCGCGGCCTGCCTCGACCTGCTGCGCGTGGACGGAGTGCAGCTCGTGTGGGAGGCGCGCGGCATGTGGGAGCCCGAGGAGCTCAGCGCACGCGCGGTGGAGCTCGGCGTGGTGCCCGCCTTCGACCCGCTGGTGGCGCCCGCGCCTCGCGTGGGAGCGTTCGACTACGCTCGCGTGCGTACGGTGGGTCAGCGCGCCCGCATCAGCGAGGGGCTCCTGTACGAGATCGACCAGGCGCTCGCGACGTCCGAGCGCGCCTACGTAGCCATCGAGTCGTCGCAGTCGTTTCGGCGAGCGACCGAGCTCCAGGCGCTGTTCGACGCCGCGCGATGAGCTCGCTGGGGCGCGTGGTGCGCGTCGACCGGCCGAGCCCCGGCCTGATCGCATTGAGCCTGCACGCTGCGCACGGCGACGAGGTGCTGGTGTTGGGTCCCCGCGCCACGGCGTTCGGGGTCGGGCTCGTCCCGCGTCGACCGCGCGGCGCAGCCGCAGACGCATTCACCCAGGGGCTGCGCAGGCGACTGACCGGCGCCTCCGTGTCCCGCGTCGATGCCCTCGGAGGCGTGCTGTGTGTCACCCTGGTGGGCTCGACGGTGCCCGACGCGAGCGCCCCCGTGCGAACGCGGGCGTTCTTGATGGCAGAACGCCGCAGCGGCGGCCTCTGGCTCGTGGTCGACGAGCGCGTCGTGCTCACCACACATCCCGCCGCCCCTTGCCCGGCGGGACCGCACGAGGACGACGAC contains:
- a CDS encoding serine/threonine protein kinase, which produces MHALSTGSRFADRYVIDETLGVGAAGAVLAAHDPHHAAPERARVAIKVLRPELAADLALRARFRREATILQGIEHPAIVRVWAHGAAALVPGGPSVPYLVMERLAGVTLRSALQRGAQTPTAALSWLRPVAAALDRVHADGVLHGDLKPDNLFLTPTGPRLVDFGSAKVHGFPRLTATGEVAGTPRYMAPEVIAGERALDHRSDVYALAVTAYECLAGHPPFRARHPGRLLAEIMGSAAPPLERWPTLAPVLARGMRREPEHRFDTAGSLVQALSAAIAEAESSSVSS
- a CDS encoding VanZ family protein, with the translated sequence MSEHAPLGGGGERGHGPPSRRDVLRAWAPAVAYMGLIFGLSSMHLQAQIIEQLPFRDKLVHTIEYAVLGGLCAYATRRTWPLHAALRTSLLGAFLAVAFGVSDEIHQSFVPGRNADVNDILADVLGASLGVLVAAYWERRHTR
- the miaB gene encoding tRNA (N6-isopentenyl adenosine(37)-C2)-methylthiotransferase MiaB: MKRYIVQTFGCQMNVHDSRRIEEVLHADGFVPTDDATLADLVVINTCSVREKAEHKLMSLLGTLRPLKEQRRGVMLAVAGCVAQQEGERLLAKAPFVDLVLGPDNIPELPSLLREAEGGAPPRARTVFDMEEPQFLHAKPRAGLREVTSFVTVMKGCDERCTYCIVPYTRGSERYRSGDTIVEEIARLVDGGVREITLLGQTVNSWYEDGVAPSSRRAQSRSQFADLLRRIAAEVPDLARLRYTSPHPRHLTDALIAAHAELPILPAHVHLPVQSGSNEQLRRMARRYTREEYIERAHVLMQARPGLTLSTDIIVGFPGETDADFEDTLDLVRQVGFVAAFGFKYSPRPYTPALNLADDVPEEVKGERLTRLFELVAEQQSAHLERLVGSRAHVLVEGRSRGETGRYSGRTERHEIAHFDAPDGHDPTGHVVELAVTQAYKHSLLGDPVGDVPRTPRAGAAARGRLALPVVA
- a CDS encoding class II glutamine amidotransferase, coding for MCRLFAFRSVIPSQVHRSLMAADNALAVQSDRHPDGWGVAFYVNDAPHITRSPATAIDDHLFHRVSGIVASETVLAHVRKATVGSNSVLNCHPFQYGRWTMAHNGEIRDFERHRTAFRELVDPGLRRYILGDTDSEVIFFLFLSALRRRAPLYARFALEDVFAALRQTVALVRERCDTGAPEEDALLTMIVTDGTLMAATQGGKELFVSTYKTRCSDRDECRSLSPECEAPTTSGFVNHLVLSSERMGGENVWIPLEPGEYVGVDAQMRLHRERSGQKRLPVVA
- a CDS encoding FHA domain-containing protein, yielding MIECPRCGKNNQPHYKFCLGCGAELPRDNAQPKSFTAPTPPAGIPVGGGAPAMAPTPAAPVARPAPAPQPAPQPAPAPAPAAAPAPAAAAADGKVPCPQCTNPVPANFKFCGSCGFDMTKAPAAAPAAAPAPVAAPAPSQGNGQLVLIRPDGTEGDRFPLSGTTTVGRDSSGPFAGDSYLSPQHAAFEFQAGGVVVTDLNSLNGVYIRIAHDVPTELVPGSVFRIGQEIIRFDAMPAPRRGADGAEIMGSANPGFLGRICLIIGRDTVGNCYPIPSTGLHLGRERGDVIFPDDGYVSGLHCRVHGEGGRMFLTDVGSSNGTFVRVRGSGPVPRGSLLLMGQQLFRVEY
- a CDS encoding FHA domain-containing protein, with product MEQARNYVCKECASPVPAGHKFCGGCGAEVPIQVQTGQVDFFGAMQTPGKARLILIRGDQGVDGLSYVLQGSEHIAGREEDQILFPEDAWLSPRHANFLYEGEKLVARDENSTNGIYLRIKQPVEIAPGDTFLCGDQVFRLDASPPDASSPADDQTYFYSSPRRPSPFRVTQVLVGGVDGIVFCAREASAVVGREDCDLNFPEDIYMSGNHARIDNAGGRFMLTDTGSRNGTYARIKGQAELQHGDYLFLGKQLLRVEVTA